The Bacillus thermozeamaize DNA window CGGACGATGGAGATTCTTAAACAGGATCAGTACAAGCCGATGCCCGTGGAAAAGCAGGTGGTCAGCATCTACACGGCTGTGAAAGGGTATCTGGACGAGTATCCGGTGGAAGATGTCCTGCGCTTTGAATCCGAATTCCTCGCTTACATGGATGCCCAGCCGCAGGGACAGGAAGTGCTCAAAGCGATTCGTGAGACTGGAGACTTGAGCGCTGAGACAGAGGAAAAACTGCAAAAATGCATTGAAGACTTCAAGAAAGGCTTTGTCTCCAGCAAGGCGTGACGGCGCTGCCTCCTGACTGCCCGCGCGGAAGCTGGAACGATTCCTCATATGACCACTCGCAAAGGTGGTGAGTTCATTTGCAAGGGACGAAAGCGATCAAAAACCGGATACGCAGTGCCAAAAACATGCAGCAAGTGACCAAGGCGATGGAAATGGTGGCTTCCGCCAGGTTGCGCCGCTGTCAGGAACGGGCGCAATCCTCCCGTCCCTATGCGGATAAGATGCGCGAGGTGATCGCCAGTGTGGCCGCCGGCTCGAGCGGCTTTCGCCATCCCATGCTCAGCCGGCGGGAAGTGAAAAAAACCGGTTACCTGGTAATCACCTCCGATCGGGGACTGGCCGGCGGCTATAACGCCAACCTGCTGAGGTTAGTGGAAGGGAAGATCCGCCAGCGGCACCAGTCTCCGGAAGAATACGTCATTTTCGTGATCGGACGCAAAGGCGCGGACTTTTTCCGCAAGCGCGGCTACCCGGTGATCAGGCAGATCGTGGGGCTGTCCGATTTTCCCACGTATGCCGACATCAAGGATATCTCTTCCGCGGCGGTGTCGCTGTTTGCCGAGGAGGCCTTTGACGAACTGTATCTGTACTACAACCATTTCGTCAATCCCGTGCAGCAGCAGCCGCGCGAAGAGTTGCTCCTGCCGTTGGTCAACCTGCTGGAAGAGCTGGGGAACGACCAGCAGGGGTCTGCCAAGCGTTATGTGTACGAGTATGAGCCCTCACCGGAAGAAGTGTTGTCGGCGCTTTTGCCCAAGTATGCGGAGAGCCTGATTTATGCCGCTCTGCTGGACGCCAAGGCCAGCGAACAGGCAGCGCGGATGACCGCAATGGGCAATGCGACGGATAACGCCGGTGAGATGATCAAGCAACTCAACCTCTATTACAACCGGGCCAGACAGGCGGCCATCACGCAGGAAGTTTCCGAGGTTGTCGGCGGCGCCAATGCCCTGCAGGGATAGCGGATTTATAGATCGTAACGGGATGGTAAGGAGGGAATGTGTTTGAACAAGGGACGTGTGTTACAGGTGATGGGGCCCGTTGTCGACATCCAGTTCGAGCGCGGCCACTTGCCTGAAATCTACAACGCCATTCGCATCGAACATCGGGCGAGGTCGGAACATGAGCGGGACATCAACCTGACGGTGGAAGCGGCGGTACACCTCGGCGATAACGTCGTCCGTTGTATTGCGATGGCTTCCACGGATGGTTTGGTACGGGGAATGGAGGCCGTGGACACCGGCAAGCCCATCAGCGTGCCGGTTGGGGAAGCCACATTGGGCCGCGTCTTCAACGTTCTGGGCGAGCCGATTGACAACGCGGGCGAGGTGAAGGCGACAGAGTACCACCCGATTCACCGGCCTGCCCCTTCGTTTGAGGAACTGTCCGCCACAGAGGAGATTCTGGAGACGGGGATCAAGGTGATTGACTTGCTGGCTCCCTATGCGCGCGGTGGAAAGATCGGTCTCTTCGGAGGAGCCGGCGTGGGGAAAACCGTCTTGATCCAGGAACTGATTCACAACATCGCCCAGGAGCACGGCGGCTTGTCCGTCTTTGCGGGCGTGGGCGAGCGGACGCGCGAAGGGAACGATCTTTATCACGAAATGCGGGAATCCGGCGTCATTTCCAAGACGACGATGGTGTTCGGCCAGATGAACGAACCGCCTGGCGCCCGCCTGCGCGTGGCCTTGACCGGGCTGACGATGGCGGAGTATTTCCGCGACCGGGAAGGCCAGGACGTGTTGTTGTTCATCGACAACATTTTCCGTTTCACACAGGCCGGTTCGGAAGTATCCGCGCTGTTGGGACGGATTCCTTCGGCGGTGGGTTACCAGCCGACGCTGGCGACGGAAATGGGACAGCTGCAGGAACGGATCACCTCGACCAAGAAAGGGTCCGTTACCTCGATCCAGGCCATTTACGTGCCGGCTGACGACTACACCGACCCGGCGC harbors:
- a CDS encoding F0F1 ATP synthase subunit gamma (produces ATP from ADP in the presence of a proton gradient across the membrane; the gamma chain is a regulatory subunit); translated protein: MQQVTKAMEMVASARLRRCQERAQSSRPYADKMREVIASVAAGSSGFRHPMLSRREVKKTGYLVITSDRGLAGGYNANLLRLVEGKIRQRHQSPEEYVIFVIGRKGADFFRKRGYPVIRQIVGLSDFPTYADIKDISSAAVSLFAEEAFDELYLYYNHFVNPVQQQPREELLLPLVNLLEELGNDQQGSAKRYVYEYEPSPEEVLSALLPKYAESLIYAALLDAKASEQAARMTAMGNATDNAGEMIKQLNLYYNRARQAAITQEVSEVVGGANALQG
- a CDS encoding F0F1 ATP synthase subunit beta, encoding MNKGRVLQVMGPVVDIQFERGHLPEIYNAIRIEHRARSEHERDINLTVEAAVHLGDNVVRCIAMASTDGLVRGMEAVDTGKPISVPVGEATLGRVFNVLGEPIDNAGEVKATEYHPIHRPAPSFEELSATEEILETGIKVIDLLAPYARGGKIGLFGGAGVGKTVLIQELIHNIAQEHGGLSVFAGVGERTREGNDLYHEMRESGVISKTTMVFGQMNEPPGARLRVALTGLTMAEYFRDREGQDVLLFIDNIFRFTQAGSEVSALLGRIPSAVGYQPTLATEMGQLQERITSTKKGSVTSIQAIYVPADDYTDPAPATTFAHLDATTNLERSIAEKGIYPAVDPLASTSRLLNPAVVGEEHYRVAREVQRILQRYKELQDIIAILGMDELSDEDKLIVHRARRLERFLSQPFHVAEQFTNIPGKYVPVKETVRSFKEIVEGKHDDLPEEAFLMVGTIEEAVERAKRMAR